In Thalassotalea sp. Sam97, a single window of DNA contains:
- a CDS encoding DUF3012 domain-containing protein, translating to MKKLATIIVTLSFALAGCAPEVGSKAWCEKMKEKDKGDWTAKEAGDFAKHCVFRSDD from the coding sequence ATGAAAAAATTGGCAACAATCATTGTTACTTTGTCTTTTGCACTAGCCGGTTGTGCACCTGAAGTTGGCAGCAAGGCCTGGTGTGAGAAAATGAAAGAGAAAGATAAAGGTGACTGGACGGCAAAAGAAGCAGGCGATTTTGCTAAGCATTGTGTATTTCGCAGTGATGATTAG
- a CDS encoding nitroreductase family protein, with protein sequence MSNSVLTQMLTRRSVRAFTGESVKETDLEKIIEAAQQAPSSINGQQVSLVVIKDKSRIEEIAKIAGGQPQVAGAEVFIAIVIDYNRTAIAAQLAGEQHVIERSAEGLVVGAVDAGIMLNALQTAANSLGYGSTAIGGIRNNPSAMIELLQLPEKTFPVVGMTLGVADEAKLAQVKPRVSKASFAMNEVYDNDAVVRGVHDYDKTLRAWWDAQNMTDMPSYSGSIAGFYKSIYFPNVASVLLQQGFDFEK encoded by the coding sequence ATGAGTAATTCAGTTTTAACACAAATGCTAACGCGTCGTTCAGTTCGCGCTTTTACTGGTGAATCGGTAAAAGAGACTGATTTAGAAAAAATCATTGAAGCCGCCCAACAAGCGCCATCGAGTATCAATGGTCAACAAGTGTCATTGGTGGTGATCAAAGACAAAAGCCGAATTGAAGAAATCGCTAAGATTGCCGGTGGCCAGCCACAGGTTGCCGGTGCCGAGGTATTCATTGCGATAGTTATCGATTACAACCGTACAGCAATTGCTGCACAACTTGCGGGTGAGCAACATGTGATTGAGCGCTCTGCCGAAGGATTGGTTGTCGGTGCTGTTGACGCAGGCATTATGTTAAACGCGTTGCAAACAGCAGCCAATTCACTTGGCTATGGCTCAACGGCTATTGGTGGCATTCGCAATAACCCTAGTGCGATGATCGAATTACTTCAGTTACCGGAAAAAACATTTCCAGTTGTGGGCATGACCCTCGGTGTGGCCGATGAAGCTAAGTTAGCACAGGTAAAGCCGCGCGTAAGCAAGGCATCATTTGCCATGAACGAAGTGTATGATAATGACGCCGTCGTTCGTGGTGTTCATGACTATGACAAAACATTAAGAGCTTGGTGGGATGCACAAAACATGACAGATATGCCAAGTTATAGCGGTTCGATCGCTGGTTTTTATAAGTCCATTTATTTTCCTAACGTCGCCTCTGTGCTTTTGCAACAAGGCTTTGACTTTGAAAAATAG
- a CDS encoding alkene reductase gives MTNPLLTTYRLNDSLTLANRIVMAPMTRCMADDNLVATDAMADYYAKRASVGLIVSEGTIIRADGQGHPNVPGIYTDAQIAGWQRVVDKVHENGGKIFAQLWHTGRMSHSHFHGQEVLAPSAIAAQGTVPRARELSFTEPRSLTFSEIAQLVFDFQKAAKNAIKAGFDGVEIHGANGYLIDQFLHYSANTRQDLYGGTPQNMARFALEVIDAVILAIGKERTAIRLSPGAYHGIEGCHDDRAVFDYLLLQIEQRDIAYVHAGMFDDSMTFDYLDGQVSTYLRKQYRKTLIGCGGYTADMAEQAISTQAFDLMGIGRPLIANPDYVHKLADNQDLCEYDVTMLDTLT, from the coding sequence ATGACAAACCCGTTATTAACGACATATCGATTAAACGACAGCTTAACCCTAGCAAATCGTATTGTTATGGCACCTATGACCCGCTGCATGGCCGATGACAACTTGGTTGCAACCGACGCTATGGCTGACTATTACGCCAAGCGTGCAAGTGTTGGTCTTATTGTGAGTGAAGGCACAATCATTCGTGCTGATGGTCAAGGGCATCCGAATGTACCTGGTATTTATACCGATGCTCAAATAGCTGGTTGGCAACGTGTTGTTGATAAAGTTCATGAAAATGGTGGCAAAATTTTTGCCCAGCTTTGGCATACTGGACGCATGTCTCACAGCCATTTTCATGGTCAAGAAGTGCTTGCACCGTCAGCTATTGCCGCGCAAGGGACAGTGCCTAGAGCACGGGAGTTAAGTTTTACAGAACCGCGTAGCTTGACGTTTTCTGAAATCGCTCAGTTAGTGTTTGATTTTCAAAAAGCTGCGAAAAATGCCATAAAAGCAGGTTTTGATGGGGTGGAAATTCACGGTGCAAACGGCTATTTAATCGACCAATTTCTCCATTACAGTGCAAACACAAGGCAAGATCTCTATGGTGGAACGCCACAAAACATGGCGAGATTTGCTCTTGAGGTTATTGACGCGGTTATTTTAGCCATAGGTAAAGAGCGAACGGCGATTCGTTTATCACCTGGAGCATACCATGGTATTGAAGGTTGTCATGACGACCGCGCGGTATTTGACTATTTACTTTTGCAAATTGAACAGAGAGATATTGCCTATGTCCACGCCGGCATGTTTGATGACTCTATGACGTTTGATTACCTTGATGGTCAAGTATCAACGTATTTACGCAAGCAGTATCGCAAAACCTTAATCGGCTGTGGTGGCTATACAGCGGATATGGCTGAGCAGGCGATATCGACACAAGCGTTTGATTTAATGGGGATCGGACGCCCACTAATTGCAAACCCAGACTATGTGCACAAACTAGCTGATAACCAAGACCTGTGTGAGTATGATGTAACTATGCTCGATACATTGACTTAG
- the gloA gene encoding lactoylglutathione lyase, whose product MNQILHTMLRVNNLEQSIAFYRDALGMQVISRFDNSEYQYTLVFMGYESQSVTIELTYNWDQSSYEHGTAFGHIAIGSDDIYGAIDRVRQAGGTVTREPGPVLGGDTVIAFAKDPNGYAIEFIQTAGKQ is encoded by the coding sequence ATGAATCAGATTTTACACACCATGCTTCGCGTTAATAACTTGGAGCAATCAATCGCTTTTTATCGTGATGCGCTTGGTATGCAAGTGATCAGCCGTTTTGACAACAGTGAATATCAATACACTTTGGTTTTTATGGGTTATGAATCACAGTCAGTGACCATTGAATTAACCTATAACTGGGACCAGTCAAGCTACGAACATGGTACAGCGTTTGGTCATATTGCAATTGGATCTGATGACATTTATGGCGCCATTGACCGTGTTCGTCAAGCCGGTGGCACAGTTACTCGTGAACCAGGCCCTGTGCTTGGTGGTGATACCGTGATTGCCTTTGCTAAAGATCCGAATGGCTATGCGATAGAATTTATCCAAACAGCAGGTAAACAGTGA